In the Streptomyces sp. WMMC940 genome, TCCGGGTTGGCCGCGACCCGCCGCTCGAACTCCATGATGAACCGGGTCTTGCCGATACCCGGCTCCCCCAGCACCGTCACCAGGTGTGGCGTCGCCTGGTGCCGGGTGCGCTGCAACAAGCCGCGCAGCACGTCCAGGTCGTACTCGCGGTCGATCACGGGTACGCCGTGCAGGGCGACGTACTCCTGGCGGAAACCCCCGACCTGCCAGCCGGGGGCCGCGTCGCCCCGGTGATAGGTGACCGCGAACTCGGTGGCGCGGCGGGTGTCGTCGCAGACCCGGATCTCCCCGGCGGGCGTGAGGGACAGCAGGGTGTGGCACTCGTCGAGGAGGGCGCCGTTGACCGACGGCGGAACCTCGCCGTGGTCGGGCTGGTAGCGGACGAGCGCCTCGCCGGTCGCGACCGCGGCTTGCACGGAGAGCCCGGGGGCGGCGGGAGTGGCCGCTCCGGCGGGGCCCGCCGCGACACCGAGGCGGTCGCGGATCGTCATCGCCGCGTGTACCGCCCGCTCGGCATCGTCCTCACCGGTGCGGGGCACCCCGAACAGGGCGAGCCAGATGGGGGTGATCGAGGCCGTGACCGTACCGCCGAGGCACTCGACCTCCTCGCGGATGACCGTCGCCGCGTTCTCGGCGGCCTCGTCGATCAGCTCGGGGTCGATGGCGCCGTCCTCCGGGCCGAGCTGGGCGCGCACGATGAGGACGCTGACGTCCTTGCGCTCGGCCACCATGGTCCGCAGCACCGGCAACACGGGCGCCGCCGCGGCCGGCAGTTCGGCGGTGGGCGGCGGGGGGGCGGGCGTCTCGGGTGTCGCGCGGTCGGCGACCCGGCGGTCGAGGGGTTCGGCCGGTGCGGCGGATGCGTTGGGCTGCGCGGGGACGGGCTCCAGATCGCCCGGTGCGCCCTGGGGGCCCGGTTCGGCGCGGTCCCGGGAGGCCCCCGTCATGAGCAGGTCGATCTGCTGGCGGACGGCGGCCGGGACCAGTGCCGGGTCGTGGACGAGAATGGCCTGCTGCAATGCCTTGAGGGCGTGGCCCGGTTCGAGTCCGAGTTTTTCCACCATTTCGGTCCGGGCGCCGTGATAGGCGTCCAAGGCGTCCGCCTGCCGCCCCGACCGGTAGAGCGTCAGCATGAGTTGGCCCAGGAGCCGTTCCCGCAGCGGCTCGGCGGCAACCGTCCTCTCCAACTCGGCCAGGATGCGGTGATGACGACCGCACGCCAACTCCGCTTCGAAGTAGTCCTCCAGAGCGTCGAGCCGGGTGTTCCGGACGGAGGTCAGTTCGGGCCAGTCAATTCCTGCTTCAACAAGATCCGCCAACACCGGGCCCCGCCACAGGGCCAGTGCGTCGCGCAACAGCAGCGAGGCGCTCTCCGGTGATCCCGCCGCGAGCTCCGCGCGGCCCTTCTCGACGAGCCCCCGGAAGTTGTGGAGGTCCGTCCGGTCCGGCTCGACCCGCAGCATGTAGCCCGGGGCCTGGCTCAACAGCTCCATACAGCCGGCGTCGCGCTCATCGGGGGTGAGCGCCCTGCGCAGTCTCCACACGGAGTTCTGCAGTATTTTCCGGGCGGACTGGGGCGTTTTGCCGACCGGCCACAACGCCTCTATCAGCTGACTGCTCGCCACTACCCGGTTGGCGTTGAGCAACAGAAAACCAAGTGTCGCACGCTGTCTCGTTCCGCCCAGTCCGACCAACTGGTCGCTGCAAACGACCTCTAATGGGCCCAGCATTCGAAACCGCATCGCTTTCCCCCATCACAAGATTTCTCAAGATTGCTCAAGTTCTTGCCAGCGATCGCCTTCGAGGTTCGCTTGCACAGGCGTCCCCAGATGTCAACCGTCCCCCGTGCCCGCCCGTGCCCCTCTGCTTCCCCCCGCCTCCGCCCGTCTCCGCAAGTCGACCTGCCGAGTCGACCACGAATACCTCTTCTCAAGTGACACACGATCGGTGTGTTCCGGTCAAGTTTTCTTAGGAAGCGGGCTGTTTTATGGCTGGATTCAGGCACCCCACAGGCCATGCGCACCCGGGGTCGGTGATGGGGACAGGCCGGTGCGACCGGCCCACCCGACCGACCGCGGTCCGCCCACGGTCAGCCGGCACGGCTCGGCAGCAGCCCGCGAACCAGGTCGGTGACGTCACTCGCGTGGTCGTTGAGGAAGAAGTGACCGCCCTCGAACACCCGGGTGCGGAAGTCGCCCGAGGTCTGCTCGCCCCAGGCCCGGACCTCCTCGACGGTCGCCTCGGGATCCCGGTCACCGGCCAGGGCGACGACGTGACAGGACAGCGGCCGGCCGGGGGTGTCCGTGTAGGAGGCGAGGGCCCGGTGGTCCGCGCGGAGAGCGGGCAGGATCAGGTCCAGCACTTCCGGGTCGTCGAGGACCGTGGCGTCCATGCCGCCCAGCCCGCCTACTCGCCGGACCAGTTCGGCGTCGTCCAACGGCCAGTCCCGGTTCCGCCCCCGCGCCGCGGCCGGCGCGCGACGGCCCGACACGATGAGCAGCTGGGGCTCCCCGCCGGGCTGCCGGGCGAGGCGTACGGCCACCTCGTACGCCAGTGAGGCCCCCATGCTGTGCCCGAGCAGCGCCCGGGGCCGGTCGCCCGGCGGGCCCAGCGCGTCGGCGATCAGGTCGGCCAGCAGATGCAGATCCTCGACCGGTGCCTCACGCAGCCGGTCGAGCCGTCCCGGGTACTGCACGGCCACCACATCCACGGTCGGGGAGAGTGCGACGGCCAAGGGCCGCCAGTAGGAGGCGGAGCCGCCCGCATGCGGGAAACAGACCAGTGCGCACTCCGCG is a window encoding:
- a CDS encoding BTAD domain-containing putative transcriptional regulator, with the translated sequence MLNANRVVASSQLIEALWPVGKTPQSARKILQNSVWRLRRALTPDERDAGCMELLSQAPGYMLRVEPDRTDLHNFRGLVEKGRAELAAGSPESASLLLRDALALWRGPVLADLVEAGIDWPELTSVRNTRLDALEDYFEAELACGRHHRILAELERTVAAEPLRERLLGQLMLTLYRSGRQADALDAYHGARTEMVEKLGLEPGHALKALQQAILVHDPALVPAAVRQQIDLLMTGASRDRAEPGPQGAPGDLEPVPAQPNASAAPAEPLDRRVADRATPETPAPPPPTAELPAAAAPVLPVLRTMVAERKDVSVLIVRAQLGPEDGAIDPELIDEAAENAATVIREEVECLGGTVTASITPIWLALFGVPRTGEDDAERAVHAAMTIRDRLGVAAGPAGAATPAAPGLSVQAAVATGEALVRYQPDHGEVPPSVNGALLDECHTLLSLTPAGEIRVCDDTRRATEFAVTYHRGDAAPGWQVGGFRQEYVALHGVPVIDREYDLDVLRGLLQRTRHQATPHLVTVLGEPGIGKTRFIMEFERRVAANPEAVRLLVVRSPPVIGEEPLAVLYDLVASCCGILRGDSAETTRAKLTATVERLFEAGEERQWMLECLLPLLDAEVCASTRVAVVDVLAASRRLLAEIAGHGPLVVVFEDLHWADDVLVDFVEDLVPSVGSLPLLVIATARPELLKRRREWGSGIRHGLTLTLEPISDAAIDRLLEFLMSATAGGLNNSAGGLLEALLEGAGDDPAARRAQLRRILASGSASLRDERCGPGAGGPQTAAPDLCLPRSAGHPYR
- a CDS encoding thioesterase II family protein gives rise to the protein MSQQRNVWFRRFPPLGNGPTGADSDAECALVCFPHAGGSASYWRPLAVALSPTVDVVAVQYPGRLDRLREAPVEDLHLLADLIADALGPPGDRPRALLGHSMGASLAYEVAVRLARQPGGEPQLLIVSGRRAPAAARGRNRDWPLDDAELVRRVGGLGGMDATVLDDPEVLDLILPALRADHRALASYTDTPGRPLSCHVVALAGDRDPEATVEEVRAWGEQTSGDFRTRVFEGGHFFLNDHASDVTDLVRGLLPSRAG